A DNA window from Polyodon spathula isolate WHYD16114869_AA chromosome 18, ASM1765450v1, whole genome shotgun sequence contains the following coding sequences:
- the LOC121330536 gene encoding cytoglobin-2-like, producing the protein MSTLTQDDKQNIREVWTKVFENAEENGKVVVIRLFLDHPETKKYFKNFQNIATEEELEKNARVKLHGKRVMNALNQVVENMDDWGAVVEILTPLAERHKDVHKVGVHNFKLLFEVIINVYIDALGASFTPPICESWRKVFKLLFDFLEAFYTTSES; encoded by the exons ATGAGTACTCTTACACAAGATGACAAGCAAAACATCAGAGAAGTTTGGACGAAAGTCTTTGAAAACGCAGAAGAAAACGGAAAAGTAGTTGTTATACG GCTATTCCTAGACCACCCAGAAACCAAGAAGTATTTCAAGAACTTTCAAAATATCGCCACCGAGGAGGAACTGGAGAAGAACGCCCGTGTTAAACTCCACGGAAAGAGAGTCATGAATGCACTCAACCAGGTCGTTGAGAACATGGATGACTGGGGAGCAGTGGTTGAAATCCTTACCCCGCTGGCAGAGAGGCATAAAGACGTGCACAAAGTGGGGGTTCACAATTTCAAG CTTTTGTTTGAAGTGATTATTAACGTTTATATAGATGCTTTGGGAGCCTCCTTCACACCCCCAATCTGCGAATCTTGGAGGAAAGTCTTCAAGCTCCTTTTTGACTTCCTTGAAGCTTTCTACACAACCAGTGAGTCGTAA